The Salvia miltiorrhiza cultivar Shanhuang (shh) chromosome 2, IMPLAD_Smil_shh, whole genome shotgun sequence DNA window taaagaAAGTTATACGGTCTGAGGTTTCGAAGAGATAATTTTCTTACGATTTGATCTGATGCTATGATTACTGTATAACAGTTTACATAAAAATATCGATAATTTAACGATTTTAATGATGGGGCACAAGTCGCCCCGGCTCTTCTTTAGATTTGACAGTGAAACTTTAGATCGTTTTTGTACGATGATCTTGATTGTACTATTAGATCATACTTAAGAGATTTTTTAAGGGAAAAATAGATGGTATATATTCAATAATATCATCGTTTACAATTAAGAAGATAAAATATCAATCTAACTTATCGACTGACTATCAAACGCAGCAACTTGCGTCAATCTATGAGCTGCTTTATTCGTTGTTCTTgagatatttattttaattactcaTAAATATTACTTTGATTGAGAAGATCTAGATGGAATTTGAACTTGGATATTTGTTTGTAGACATTAGCTCTATGAAATTTTCAAAAAGTGCACTAGGAATTGTCAATTGTTTGGCCAAGAATATATCTTACTATGACATATAAGGTCTTACTTTTTTCTAGATTTACACCCTAAATTCATACCAAATAAGTTACCAAATAACTAACATTTCTCACACGTAGGCCTGACATATAAAAActtcttgaacatgtcctttaGCTATCTCACGAATCAAAATTCATGATAAACAAAAAAAGTAATACTTACTTTTTAAAACACAAGTAATGCCATTTGTAAAGTAGTCCATTTTCATATGTCTTTTTCGAAAACATTACTTTTATATTCGGAGTTATTATCTGAATCTTTCATCATGTTACTTTTGTGAATTAATTCTAACATTTATATTTCatacaattattaatttattatactaaaaaaataaaaaataaatggtgATGCTCAAATTCCATCATCTCTCGAAATTCGTTATTATGATAAATGTATTTATTATGACCGACAAGTGATATACTATTGCACCACGTCATGGTGCACGTAACATATTAATAATTAGTTATGGTGTGAAAAAAAGGGTGGTGAGCTTATTTAGGGGGTAGGTGGAGAGATGGGATTGGATAATCCAAAAATGTTAAATTTGGATGCCTTGTTTTGTATTGGAGTGGATAATGACTTTTGAGAAATTAAATTTTGGGAGTTGTGGGAGGTGGGTGACTGCTGAAGTGGGTTGAGCCAACCAACAAATCTTGatttctctttcattttatttagtagtatatattatatattccACCCGTCTCATCTCACTTGGCCTACTCCTTTTCAGCACGATTATTAAGAAAAGTaagattatagtgtaaaatATGTTAACCCTATATTTATTATAGTGAAAATTTGTTATTCAAAAAGAAAACAGGACAAATCTGTCTCATCTCACTTGGCCTACTCCTTTTCAGCACGATTATTATGAAAAGTaagattatagtgtaaaatATGTTAACCCTATATCTATTGTAGTGAAAATTTGTTACTCAAAAAGAAAACAGGCCAAGTCTGGTGGAACGACCCGAAAAGGGAAGTAGGAGAAAGGGAATATAATTTTTGGGGGTCatgttttaatattaattttgtgtgagcatacattatatatatatacctttgTTTGGTTGACACTTATTTAGGGGTGAATTCTCAAGAATAATATTTTGTTTCCACATGGAAAGTCAACTGAAAATTGTATAAAATGGAGCCACTAAGCTCCAACCAAAAGGGAACTTTGATCCTCAGTTTTCATGCCTATCTGTTCGAATTTCAAATATTAGTTGTTGAAATTTAATAATGTGAATTGTGTCCAGATTATTGTCGACTATGATATGATATGCATGATTTATTTTAGGGGCAAAATGATAGTATAcgataaaatttaaaaagatacACACATTTgactaaacaaataaattatatttatttagaattttttttacccTTATATCggatattaatatattttctactGATGCTCGACTCGCAATCGATAAATGTCGAGCATCagtgtattttttaaaaaatgttcgATTACTAATGATCGATTGTTTGACTCGTAATGGTTGAACATGTCGAGCATTAATGTATTTACTtcaaatacactaatgctccATATACTCGACTCGCAATGATCGAGCATATTagtacatttattattaatgttcGACTTGCATTGATCGAGCTGCTCGTGATTTCAACAAAGTTTGAGATTTAAGTGACGGCAATGTTGTCATTTCAAGTTCAAAATGagtagtttttataattttcatttatagtggatattttttcctttttatcatTCTCAACCATTAAGGCTTTATTTTATAGTACATTTGTTTTGTGTTTAATATCTAAAAAATGTATTATTGTTGTACCAACTAATATTGATATGTTGATTTAGAAATAGATCTCAAGAGAGAAGACCAAAATCAAGCATGGTGTTATCACGAAGATCTACTAAGATGTGACGTCATCAAACTTAATTCAATTCCAACCATTTCAACCATTTAAATTGCACTAAGATTTCTGGTTATGATTAAATCTTGGATTCTGATTTTGCTCTTTTAATCATCACCTCTTCTAGAGGAAACGCGAGCAAGAAATAATGATTTTATTGAATCTTAAGATATAAACCATCTCCACACTAACTTGTTGGTTTATAGTGGTTCCATAACTTTGAAAACAAGATTTTTATTGaacttttatataataaaaacgAAATTAAAGTGTATAATGATTCGAATGATAAAATTAATAGCATCATTGCGTATGATGATTGGTTAGTACTTATTATCAAAGTTATTTAAAATGTCGAAACACTTGTCATAAATGTGAAATGACATGTCACACCTCAAACCACTATTAATCCAACCAATGTTGCTAAAGGATTGAAAGTGATCGCTTTTTAATTCTTAATTAAGTAATAAGTTTGTGACATGTCAAAGTTTTCAATTAGTTATGTATGCCATACTTCAAAACGAAGATTAACACATCAGATTAAAGCTTCTAGAAATTATAATTAGAAATAGAATGTGTTTGagcttgataaaaaaaaagtaaattatgAATTAAGAAGGCATTTATTAATGGGAGTATTGGTCTGAaaatattcgattttttttctatttttttgattttgcacCCGAACTTTACACCCAACTTCAAAATACCCCAAATCGTTAGCTAACGTCGCAATCAGATTAAATTGACGAGGCATGACCACCGGACAAGCGATGATGCAAGTTGAAACTCGGCCGGTGCGGCGATCATGTCACGTCAATTAATTTGACTGCCATATCAGCAACGATTTGGGGGTATTTTGAAGTCGGatgcaaaattaaaaagaatacaaagttcatatatttataggctgattttaaagtttgtgcgcaaaatcaaaaaataggaaaaattcaaatatttacaAGCGCATACTCCTCCATTAATCCCCATCTATGAGTAACTTTAGTGaatagttaaaaaaataaataaattattttgtatTATTGCATTCCAAAGAGGGGTTCAGTTTGGGAGACAGTAAATAAAAGTTAATGAATTGGTCTAAATTCAAGAAAgacaaaataaagaagaatatGATTAGACTTTGAAATAAAAGTCAAAaggccatcaagaaaacaaacagaAAGAGTTCGAAATAAGTTGCAACTAATTTTACCAATTAAATCCGCAACCAAATATTCTTCCAACACTAAGCAACAATAGGTGGAATTTAGTTGTAATTATTGGACCACTATATGGGTTAGTTGAACCATGTAAAAGATTCAATCTTACACTATATTTAAATCTCTCTTTTTCGTTAGTTTTGaatatataataatagtaaaaaatgGTTTGACCCGATAAATTAGGCTATATAAATTTCGGTTCGAAAAATTTTCGAACCGAGTTGGGCTAGAAAATATGGCACAAAAATTGCCGGGTCGGCCCGATTTCACTCATCAGTCCTGCTCATTTGACAGCTCTAGTCTTGAATAATCTATTTTgaatttcttttattaaaatttaaacttaTGGGGACGGTAACTCAATCAAATAAATTGCTCattatgatttaattaattaataaagacCCTCCCATAATATTTTAGGTGATGATTGGGTAAATTGCGTGGCTTTTAAGAGAGCGATGATTAAGAAACCTTTAGCCTTTTGTCAAATTCACGTGCAAGTGATCTTTTCTtgcactttatttatttatttatttttatttttttgccttCGTTACCTTCCCCACCTCACGAGCAAACCAACTGTAATTTTCGAGTTCGTTATTCAGGTAactaaaaatattattgaaattCAATTTATTGGCAAATGTCACGTGTAGTTATGAAAATTTAAAGCTTAAAAAGTTATACTATATcctaattatgaaataattaaccctaaaaatatATTCTTGACTAAAAACTTACAAACTAAATGCCAAAAATCAATTACAAACCCTGATTAAATTAATGAAATCTAATTTTGAATaaatgaatataatttttttaaaataaaatagagaaTGAAATACTAAAAGTAGAATAAAGAATCTCAAGTGCTAGAGCCCACATTCATTCGACTATCCTTAAACTACACTAAAACGTGTTTCAAAGTCCTTTATTAAGCAATAAAAACAAACTACTGGGCTTCATTAAAAAACATTAACTGGGCTTTGATGGATTCTGACAGGCCCAACTTGTATTGGGTGGATTTCATAGTTTATTACGAGAACgtctaataaaaaaaaaagatgacacACAATTTCTTATTCTTGCATAATCGAATTTAGGAATCTTGTGATTATGATAATACAATTGAAAACTgttaataaatattactccctccgtccatgaaaaacgAGGTGCATTTTTTggacacatgttttaataaaatggatgATGATTTTAGTGTTGTGGAGAAATAATCCCGCCATTATATGTAATGAgttgttgagattgaattagAAATGATTCTTTTATAAATGAGAAATATTTGTACGGATAAAAGATAACGAAAACACGTGGAGCAATGTACTGAAATAGAAAACGCCTCATATTTCGTGAACGACAAAAATAGCAATTGTGCCACATTTTtcatgaacggagggagtatataatgaattatgatatcatgatctataaagaaaaattaatatataaactatataaaaaaaacccTACAAATTATGGGCTGAACATATTATAATattccatccgtccacaaaaaaattgtcacttcatttataataataggGTCCACGCAATTTTACTCATATTTAAAGTGAAACTCTTACTTCATTCACaatttcactcacattttacTAAAACACGCGCGTGTCGTTCATaatgtgacaattttttttgtgcACAGAGTAACACATATCAGATTGACGATAGCATAAAGCCGATACATGCTTATTCCTACAACAAAGCAAATGGTAcctaattatttaatttcaacatGGACAAATTTAGGGATAACGAGCGAGATACTATATATTAGCCAAAATGTTTGATAATAAGATAAAAAGGGCCATATTCAAAACGAGTAAACTAATCTACAGCAAGTTTAATTTGCTTAGAAAAGGGAAAATCCaaactgaagatgaagatgaagattcaGAGTTCTTCTCTCTTTGGTTGTTTTTTGGGTAAAAGAGTGAGCAGAGCATCGGAGAGAACCGTAGTCGATGTAAGAGACGCTTTCAGTATGCTCAAAACCTGCACCAATTAACAAACTTTGTCTAAACACCATAACCACATATACAAATATggcaaagattaattaaattaccTCTTTCTTTCCCATTTTCAGCTCCACTTCTTCCAAATCAGATGCAGGAATTTTCAGCTCTCTAAATCTGGAAAGGAGCGTGACAAAACAATAGGGCTCAACAGTTAAATCATCCTTAACTATATAGGATCTTGGTCCTTGGAGATAAATCCCCTTGCCTTCAGGAAACATAACAGAATTATTGTTTTTGTTATCATTATTCATGTACCAAGGCCAATCTTCAGTAATGCCAAGAATGTAGAGGTTTCTGGACATACACCCATGAGGCACACTGGGTTCCTTTACCCTATTTCTCGCACGAGCGTTCTTGAAATGCTCGTTATCAATAAGATCGACAGTGCTCCGATACAAGTTATTTACAGCCTTAAAACACGTATCACCagccagaaggtgctcaactcTTCCTAGTGGGATACTGAGGAGATTAAACAGAGACTCTACAAACTTTTCGTTAGCTTGAACACACAACAACTTGCCTGTAGATTTTTGAACAATCACGTTCAAAGAAACATCCCCATAGTAGCGCTTATCTTCGTTCTGTTGAGATCCCACAACTGGAGTGTTATTCATCTGTGCCGTAGTTTTGTTGAGGATGAGGTCCGACAGTGGAGTTGGGGACGTCAAGGATGCCTTGAACAACTTCATAATCTAACAACATTCACACATTTGAAACAAATAACTAAGTAGTGACAACAAAGACAGGATGAGGAATATTGAAATTAGAGAATGAAGATCATCACCTCACTTAACCCAAAATCCACTTTGATTGACTCAGCATTATCCATGTCTGTAGCAGTAATGCCAAGAATTCCTATAGTTGTTACGAATCTTGCATCCTTTGGTAGTAGGTGCAGATCATTAGAGATTAGGAAAGATGATGTATGCTTGGTCAAAACGCCATCACTAGGAGCATCAGCTTCATAAATCTTCCCAACTACTTTAATCATCATATTACCGTAAAAGGTGCAATCAATGACATCGTAGTAGATGCTTTCACAACGAAATGCATTGTCGTCGCAATCGGCACAAAAGAAGTATTCAGCAGGCGGAGAATCACTGATATCCACTTTCAGCATTCTGTATTCAGCTTCGAACGAACTTGCTGAATAGAGCAGAGCCTGCTTAGCACCCTCCGTCACAAAATGGGAGCTGTCAAAATTTGCTAAGCAGTGATACAAATTGTGTAAGCTTCCAATGGTGGGTGCATCATCTCCGTAGTGTTTCTCCAGAACCTTCACAATCCTTCCCAGCGGCAAAGTCAAGAAGCTCAACACAATGTCTGCAAAATGGCTATCGGATTCTGCATACAGCACCTTAGATTTCTCTTTGTTCATCATCACTTTCAGTGAGACCTTTACTTCTTCAGCATTAGACATTTTCGGCAATTCTACGAAGGCAGGATGTAAGATGCAAAGTAAAAGGTAGAGATTTCATATGAATATCAAATGAGGGTGAATACATGCATACAGCAACATAAATACTGAAATTTCTAGAGAcaacatttttattttgcaattgAAGCCATAAATGGATTATAATCATGATGATATTTATCTAACCTAGAACTACGAGAGAGAAGAGCTGGAGATCAATTAGGTGCAGTACAGCtacaattttcaaattaaaagaaatatatgCAGGTATCGTTCGTTACTTCTACTGAAAAGCAGAATTTAAAGAGGTTTAGATCTATAAATCTAGAATCACGACTTACCTAATCACAGAGGAATGGGGATTAGGGTTATCGGCGACTGAAGCTTGAAGCTCGACGAAGGAGGATTATGATGATATTAGGATGCCCTGGAACATGAGATACGGACAAAAAACGCAGCAGACGGTGGCTGAGCGCGGCCGAGCTCCGGTGGCGGTCAGGAGAGCGAGAAGCGGTGGCGATTGCAATATACTATATTCTATTTTATACATATAAAGCTTGAAGCTTGCTCTGAAAGCTTGATACAGTAAAAATGGCGAAGCTTGAAGCTTCCTCTAAAAGCTTGCAACAGTATAATAAGGCATTGACCAAAAGTCAATGTTGTGATTTATGTCATTGAATACCTAGATTTGGATTAAGGATTAATTAGGATTAATTAGCACTGATTATGGTTAAtttaggtaaaaaaaaaatcaaaactcatAAGTAATTAGGGCTggaaaaatataccgaaaactcggtataccggtcataccgtaccgtaaaataccgtaaaataccgaatttaaggtataccggtttttttggtaaggtatgataccgtaccgaagatttacggtaaggtaaaggtatggattttccagataccggggtataccggtgcataccgataccgcggtatataccgaaaaaatcaataaataccgtattaaaggtatataccggaacacggtatgataccgtattactggtataccgaatattactgtatataccggtgatgcggtatcataccttattccGGTATACCTTAATATTCAGTATATACCGAtaataaggtacaataccttattctgatataccgcagttgtccgtatatattggtataccgaaaatcgcggtatatatcgtatcaaaatctatagttttaaaatatataatatatatttttatgtttatatttttaaaagtatttataaattttataaaatgatgtatataatctatattatgtgaatatatacaattgtacatgaatttataaatatcatcaaatgatacaaaaacaaataaaatacaatatatagtataagtgatacaataaaataaaattgtttattttgatattatagtatagttataatatataactaaaattattgttttacaatagattatacatctaacttataatagttacatatataatagcatagttataatattagtattatattataaataatattacatctaacatataaattatatgtaacttataacatctatataatttactatatattacatgaatgcatacaagtatgcgaatataaatatcatcaaatgatataaaagtgaataaaatataatatagtatgtaagttatataatttaatatagtactccctccgtcccatgaagcatgacacacttcttttcggcacgggaattaagaaattggtattttgtgtgttaagtgtggtaggtgaaaaagtgaaaatgtgaataaagggtaaattttttgccatttttagaaacgtgtcatgcttcgtgggacagaccaaaaaggaaactgtgtcatgcttcgtgggacggagggagtataaattatttatattgatatcataacaCAGTATATTgatataacttacatactatattatattttattcacttttatatcatttgatgatatttatattcgcatacttgtatgcattcatgtaatatatagtaaattatatagatgttataagttacatatagtttatgatttaatataattgaattatttatattgatattgtaacacagttataatataatatttgaatttgcttTTGTTGAAGTTTAATTGATGAGACTTGAGATGTAGACAatgttaattttgttattttgtgtagtatatgaataattttttaaaacaaattacaTCTAACTTACAACATTAATAcaacttattatataatatatgaacatGTAAGTACGAGATTATagatataatcaaataatataagtatcttataattatatgatagtgttgtttatattaatatatatatatatatatatatatatatataataacatagtTTTATTATCATAATCATGTGACGTGAGTTACATAGTTATATTgtatagtatatataattatgattatttttctaaactaAATTATACCCAACttataacataaatataatttatgaatatataAGTATGAgactataaatataataaaattatatacttcCATGAGTTATACAATTTGATATAACTATTAtgtcattattatatttgttaaatattattcattatctaaacatgttttaaataaataagttagtTATCAATTTTTTACCGTATTAAATTTTTTCGATTTCGgtaataccgattattttggtataccgttaaagtgcggtataccgtgaaagtacggtataccgaaattcggtaaggtataccgaaataaaggtacggtaaaggttttgtatattctccataccgtacttaaggtataccgaactaaggtataccgtatgtaaaggtaaggtaaaggtatgaattttctccataccggaggtaaaggtaaggtataaggtatggtcgatttaataaggtataccgtaccgtgCCACCCCTATAAGTAATCAATACTAAAATAATTTCCTCCAAGTGAGTAATTTATGACACAAGTGTCATGACctaccatttttttttcaaccaaTAAACATTAGTAAAAGAAATGGACACACTTTAATTTTTTAGAGTAGCCTATGATGTGAGTAATattgtttttatatattttttgtttatttatttggaATTAAATGGGTTATATTATATGCAAGTATGTTGTTCGGCTTTACTAGGATATGATTTGAAATGACCAACTTTGGGCCTAAATATTGTGTGGAGCTCGAACCTTCCACCAAAAGTTAGAATTTTCTGTGGAGGGCTGCTAACAATTGGGTAGCTGCCGATTTAAATTTGCGGTCTCACCACATCCCAGTTAACGGGATTTGCTCCTGGTGTAAGTGTGATTGGGGATCTACTGTTCATTGCTTGTTTTTTTGTGAGGTGGTGAGATCTATTTGGAAGCAGTCGAAATGGTGGTTATGCTTGAAAGGAAAAAACACGCTTTCTTTTGAAGATATTTGTCGATCTATTCATGCTAAGTTTGGGGATGTTGATTTTGAGCTGTTTGGGATTTGTATCTGGTGGATTTGGAGAGGACTCTGTGATTTGAAGCATGAGGGACGCAAACACCTGGATTACGACATTCTCAGTAAATGCGATTTGTTCCTGACCACCTTCCGGGATGCGAGAACCCAACTGGTTGTGCAGCAGCAGTTGCTGCCCCGCGAAGGGCCTCGGCGCTGGAAACCTCCCAGCCCGGGGCTGTTTCGGCTCGATGTTGACGTCTCTATTCATCTTGATGGACTGATCACGGGGGTTGGTTTTCTAATTAGGAACCATGAAGGAGAGATTGTGGCAGCGGTTTCTCGACGTATTGGCCGTACTGACACTACGCTTATGGGAGAACtctgttggaatataaaaaataaacttgattttttaagtgaagatatttgtattagaaatatctagaatgaagatatttgtattagaaatatctagaatcaagatattttaagaagaaaatgaaagaaagaaaaatatagagaattctagaaaaagtgactaagtgaagatattttgtaatagtaaaataagtataaaaatctagatagaaatcaagagaattctagaattctcacttgactactatatatatgtggaggtTGTATCAATTGTTAAGAaggaagtgaattgaagaaagattgtgttagcaaactccaatcctcccactcaaattcttaagcacacacacgtccacaaccaatttctccaaatttcctcctaccaaataaataaattctctattatatatacttatattccaacaaagtggtatccgagccataaaatcctacctgtggaatggccaacctacaatcgtttcaagtccccatgctcaacaagagcaacttcgacaattggagtatcaagatgaaggcgctattaggagcccacgacgtttgggagatcgtggagaacggctacgaggagccgcaggacgaggccgcactatcccaacaacaaaaggatagattgcgagatgcgagaaagagagacaagaaggctctctaTCTCATTAATCAAGCACTGGGGGACGACGATTTCGAGAAGATCTCAAATGCGAGTACCGCCAAAGAAGcatgggagaagctccagaacgcgtgcaaaggagcggagcaagtaaaaaaggtacgacttcaaactttaagaggagagtttgagtctttacatatgaaagagtccgaatcgatatcggattatttttcaagagtcttggctgtgtctaatcaaatgaaaagaaatggtgaaaaattggaggatgtaagaattatggagaaaatattgcggTCACTAATcccaaagtttgagca harbors:
- the LOC131009364 gene encoding uncharacterized protein LOC131009364, whose translation is MSNAEEVKVSLKVMMNKEKSKVLYAESDSHFADIVLSFLTLPLGRIVKVLEKHYGDDAPTIGSLHNLYHCLANFDSSHFVTEGAKQALLYSASSFEAEYRMLKVDISDSPPAEYFFCADCDDNAFRCESIYYDVIDCTFYGNMMIKVVGKIYEADAPSDGVLTKHTSSFLISNDLHLLPKDARFVTTIGILGITATDMDNAESIKVDFGLSEIMKLFKASLTSPTPLSDLILNKTTAQMNNTPVVGSQQNEDKRYYGDVSLNVIVQKSTGKLLCVQANEKFVESLFNLLSIPLGRVEHLLAGDTCFKAVNNLYRSTVDLIDNEHFKNARARNRVKEPSVPHGCMSRNLYILGITEDWPWYMNNDNKNNNSVMFPEGKGIYLQGPRSYIVKDDLTVEPYCFVTLLSRFRELKIPASDLEEVELKMGKKEVLSILKASLTSTTVLSDALLTLLPKKQPKREEL